In Phyllopteryx taeniolatus isolate TA_2022b chromosome 1, UOR_Ptae_1.2, whole genome shotgun sequence, the following proteins share a genomic window:
- the nufip1 gene encoding nuclear fragile X mental retardation-interacting protein 1 isoform X3, which translates to MDVSIRTHQNKKEPHFVHFCDTCDRGLKNQEKYEEHLAQHVKCSVPDCRFMAHEKIVSIHWKNTHAPGKKRIKLDTAEEIAKWREERRKNYPTVQNVEKKRKLMQEREKTGAVLETAQFGRMRGRGRGRWRGRGHQRFQGQHPQGPHPSDGGAAAERPPPLTQPGQNGDPLGVLAKSDIESEKEDADTDSRTASLVVAPKQMSVALGSLLTNYGSMSESEGDEEAQHSTIQKGKDLLQENKDLVDQKKRPFMDIKTSKQDTQASKVSCPWSALNTSNNRRGRGRRAGRRGRGGHHDMLQTRRPTLLEMLLAPDIRHERNVLLQCVRYVVRNDFFGLESKPQLQLTQATGSSDQEVGSRTLSDSLVGGKKCSVKGGTASHRAPAWSTICKEENKEIGPVNVTTKITVCHSSSRNCVDEGPLDDQAGSGPPDDDAVPGSPDHQSGPACDQAGAGSPCDQGDEATRPSDCLSAQKSKDPPVDSLASAEQVAEDKEEMATTYYHSHDSMAPRESRSSNNIYEDEIWEISN; encoded by the exons TGTTCTGTCCCAGATTGCAGATTCATGGCTCATGAAAAAATAGTGAGCATTCATTGGAAAAAT ACCCATGCACCCGGAAAGAAGAGAATTAAGCTGGACACTGCAGAAGAGATTGCAAAATGGAGAGAGGAGAGGCGCAA GAACTATCCAACTGTACAGAATGTtgagaaaaagagaaaactgATGCAGGAACGTGAGAAGACGGGAGCCGTTTTGGAGACGGCTCAGTTTGG ACGGATGAGAGGCAGAGGACGTGGGCGATGGCGGGGGAGAGGTCATCAGAGGTTCCAGGGGCAGCATCCCCAAGGTCCGCATCCGTCCGACGGTGGCGCTGCAGCAGAGAGACCGCCGCCCCTCACCCAGCCCGGCCAGAATGGTGATCCTCTGGGGGTGTTGGCCAAAAGTGACATTG AGTCTGAAAAAGAGGATGCAGACACTGACTCCAGGACCGCTAGCCTTGTTGTGGCCCCGAAACAGATGAGCGTTGCTCTGGGGTCTCTTTTAACCAACTATGGCTCCATGAGCGAGAGTGAAGGTGATGAAGAAGCACAGC aCTCTACTATCCAAAAAGGCAAAGACCTGCTCCAAGAAAACAAGGATTTGGTAGACCAGAAAAAAAGACCCTTCATGGACATCAAAACCTCAAAACAGGACACGCAAGCTTCCAAAGTATCATGTCCTTGGTCTGCCCTGAACACATCAAACAACCGAAGAGGACGAGGGAGAAGAGCAGGAAGGAGAGGTCGGGGTGGACACCATGATATGCTGCAAACACGGCGGCCCACTCTCCTTGAGATG CTGCTTGCCCCGGATATACGCCATGAGAGAAACGTCCTCCTGCAGTGTGTTCGATACGTGGTCCGAAACGACTTCTTTGGCCTGGAGAGTAAGCCTCAACTCCAGCTGACGCAAGCTACAGGAAGTTCAGACCAAGAAGTGGGAAGCAGGACTCTGTCTGATTCTCTGGTTGGTGGCAAAAAGTGTTCAGTCaaaggtgggactgcatctcACAGAGCCCCCGCTTGGTCAACAATATGTAAGGAGGAAAACAAGGAGATTGGTCCAGTTAATGTGACAACCAAGATCACAGTCTGTCACAGTTCGTCAAGGAATTGTGTGGACGAGGGGCCGCTTGATGACCAGGCTGGCTCTGGACCACCAGATGACGACGCTGTACCTGGTTCACCAGACCACCAAAGTGGCCCAGCATGTGACCAAGCAGGTGCTGGTTCACCATGTGACCAAGGCGACGAAGCCACGCGGCCAAGTGACTGTCTAAGCGCACAAAAATCCAAAGATCCCCCGGTGGATTCTTTAGCAAGTGCAGAGCAGGTTGCAGAGGACAAGGAAGAAATGGCAACCACTTACTACCACAGCCATGATTCTATGGCACCTCGTGAAAGTAGGTCAAGCAATAATATTTATGAGGATGAAATATGGgaaatttcaaattga